One window of Nymphaea colorata isolate Beijing-Zhang1983 chromosome 1, ASM883128v2, whole genome shotgun sequence genomic DNA carries:
- the LOC116261269 gene encoding protein translocase subunit SECA2, chloroplastic isoform X3 produces the protein MRHFDVQIIGGAVLHDGSIAEMKTGEGKTLVSTLAAYLNALTGNGVHVVTVNDYLAQRDAEWMGRVHRFLGLSVGLIQSGMRSEERRASYSCDITYINNSELGFDYLRDNLSESKGQLVMRWPKPFHFAIVDEVDSVLIDEGRNPLLISGEANKDAARYPVAAKVAELLLRGHHYNIELKDNSVELTEEGVALAELALETSDLWDENDPWARFIMNALKAKEFYRRNVQYIVRNGKALIINELTGRVEEKRRWSEGIHQAVEAKEGLEIQADSVVVAQITYQSLFKLYPKLSGMTGTAKTEEKEFLKMFQMPVIEIPTNLPNIRKDLPIQAFATAQGKWEFVREEVKDMFEKGRPVLVGTTSVENSEYLSDLLREWNIPHNVLNARPKYAAREAEIVAQAGRKCAITISTNMAGRGTDIILGGNPKMLAKDIIEDSLIFFLTEDAPNAETDGEPISQQGLSKVKVGPSSMAVLAKVALMAKYATKKEGRRWTYREAKSMIAESIQFSQTVSTHEIERRLKEETDMHPFDLTIALAYSLVLRDCELHCFHEGVEVKNLGGLHVIGTSLHESRRIDNQLRGRAGRQGDPGSTRFMVSLQDEMFQKFNFDTEWAVRIISKINNDENIPIEGAPILKQLLALQINAEKYFFGIRKSLVEFDEVLEVQRKHIYDLRQSVLMGDSENCCQRIYQYMQEVVDEIVIGNVDSTKPPRSWNLGKILDEFLGIAGKIISEKFAGVTKESLQSSIEQVQNANTLEIDAISLPNLPKLPNVFKGIRGKAASLKRWLVISSDGSTSSGRYQFSVNLLRKYLGDFLISSYAEMVQDSGYDYGYIQEVERAIFVKTLDCFWRDHLVNMNRLSSSVNVRSFGHRNPLEEYKIDGCRFFIGMLSATRRLTVESLLKFWSSPTESEELLLQ, from the exons TTGTGACTGTTAATGACTATTTGGCTCAGCGTGATGCTGAGTGGATGGGACGTGTTCATCGTTTCTTGGGTCTATCAGTTGGTCTTATACAG AGTGGCATGCGATCCGAAGAGAGGAGAGCCAGCTATTCCTGTGATATAACATACATTAATAACTCC GAACTTGGTTTTGACTATCTTCGTGACAACTTATCTGAAAGTAAAGGGCAACTTGTTATGAGATG GCCGAAACCTTTCCACTTTGCAATTGTTGATGAAGTGGACTCAGTCTTGATCGATGAAGGGCGAAACCCGTTGTTAATAAGTGGTGAG gcTAACAAAGATGCTGCAAGATATCCTGTTGCTGCAAAAGTAGCTGAGCTTCTCCTACGTGGCCAT CATTACAACATTGAATTAAAGGATAACTCTGTGGAATTGACTGAGGAAGGAGTTGCCCTTGCCGAATTGGCTCTTGAAACAAGTGATCTATGGGATGAAAATGATCCATGGGCAAG GTTCATTATGAATGCTCTCAAGGCTAAAGAATTCTATCGACGGAATGTCCAGTATATTGTCCGCAATGGTAAAGCACTCATAATCAATGAG CTGACTGGAAGAGTTGAGGAAAAAAGGAGGTGGTCTGAAGGAATTCATCAGGCTGTGGAGGCCAAAGAAGGTCTCGAAATCCAG GCAGATTCTGTAGTTGTGGCGCAAATTACATACCAATCACTGTTTAAACTTTATCCCAAGTTGTCAGGAATGACAGGAACTGCTAAAACAGAA GAGAAAGAATTTCTGAAAATGTTCCAAATGCCAGTTATTGAAATTCCCACTAATTTGCCAAACATCCGTAAAGATTTACCAATTCAAGCTTTTGCA ACTGCTCAAGGGAAATGGGAGTTTGTTCGAGAAGAAGTCAAAGATATGTTTGAAAAAGGGCGCCCTGTTTTGGTTGGAACAACAAG TGTTGAGAATTCTGAATATTTATCTGATCTTTTGAGGGAGTGGAACATCCCCCACAATGTTCTTAATGCACGGCCAAAG TATGCAGCTAGAGAAGCAGAGATTGTCGCCCAAGCTGGACGCAAGTGTGCAATCACAATTTCTACAAATATGGCTGGTAGAGGCACAGACATCATTCTAGGCGGAAACCCCAAG ATGCTTGCTAAGGATATTATCGAGgatagtttgatttttttcttaactgAAGATGCTCCAAATGCTGAAACTGATGGTGAGCCAATCTCGCAACAG GGCCTGTCGAAAGTAAAAGTGGGGCCATCCTCAATGGCTGTTCTGGCAAAGGTGGCACTCATGG CAAAATATGCAACCAAAAAGGAGGGCAGGCGTTGGACCTACCGGGAGGCAAAATCCATGATAGCAGAATCAATACAGTTTAGTCAGACAGTGAGCACACATGAAATAGAACGGCGCCTGAAAGAAGAAACAGACATGCATCCGTTTGATCTCACCATTGCACTTGCATATTCACTGGTTCTCAGAGATTGTGAACTACACTGTTTCCATGAAGGGGTTGAAGTGAAAAATTTAGGTGGTCTTCATGTCATTGGTACTTCTTTGCATGAATCTCGCCGGATAGATAATCAG CTTCGTGGAAGAGCAGGGAGGCAAGGTGATCCTGGATCAACAAGGTTTATGGTGAG TTTGCAGGATGAGATGTTTCAGAAGTTCAATTTTGACACAGAGTGGGCTGTTAGAATAATTTCAAAGATTaataatgatgaaaatattccaATTGAAGGTGCTCCAATTCTAAAACAG CTTTTGGCTCTACAAATAAATGCAGAAAAGTACTTTTTCGGGATAAGAAAGAGTCTAGTTGAGTTCGATGAAGTATTAGAG GTTCAGCGAAAGCACATCTATGATTTGAGGCAGTCAGTGCTAATGGGCGATTCGGAGAACTGTTGCCAACGAATATATCA GTACATGCAAGAGGTTGTAGACGAAATTGTCATTGGGAATGTTGATTCAACTAAG CCACCAAGAAGCTGGAATTTGggaaaaattttggatgaatttcTTGGAATTGCAGGGAAGATAATATCAG AAAAATTTGCTGGTGTTACTAAGGAGTCTCTTCAATCTTCAATTGAACAAGTCCAAAATGCAAATACCCTGGAGATTGATGCCATTTCACTTCCCAATTTGCCAAAACTACCAAATGTATTCAAAGGAATACGTGGAAAGGCTGCCTCTTTGAAACGTTGGCTTGTCATTTCTTCTGATGGATCCACTTC AAGTGGAAGATACCAATTCAGTGTCAATCTCCTTCGCAAGTACCTAGGAGactttttaatttcttcttatGCTGAAATGGTTCAAGATTCTGGATACGACTATGGATATATCCAAGAAGTTGAG AGAGCAATATTCGTGAAAACGCTCGACTGTTTCTGGAGGGACCATTTGGTAAACATGAACCGGCTTAGTTCATCG GTTAATGTAAGAAGTTTTGGACACAGGAACCCACTAGAAGAATACAAAATTGATGGTTGTCGTTTTTTCATCGGTATGCTTAGTGCAACACGACGTTTGACAGTAGAATCACTCCTGAAGTTTTGGTCATCACCAACGGAATCTGAAGAATTACTTCTACAATAA
- the LOC116248038 gene encoding amino-acid permease BAT1 homolog, whose translation MAWDTPSDATDGMDSGEKRLNELGYKQELRREMTLFKTLAISFSTMTLFTGITPLYGSSLLYAGPASLVWGWVVVTFFTWFVGVAMSEICSSFPTTGSLYFWAAHLAGPKWGPFASWCCAWLETIGLIAGIGTQAYAGSQTLQSIILLSTGTNKGGGYLAPRGVFLCMYMALTVIWAVLNTFALDVIAFIDIISIWWQVIGGLVIVIMLPLVALTTQSASYVFTHFETAPESTGIRSKAYAAILSVLVSQYSLYGYDAAAHLTEETRGADKNGPIAILSSIGIISVFGWAYILALTFSIQNPSYLYDKGNETAGTFVPAQILYDAFYGRYHSSTGAIILLFIIWGSFFFGGLSITTSAARVVYALSRDGGIPFSTIWRRVHPKYKVPSNAVWLCAFICILLGLPILKVNVVFTAITSICTIGWVGGYAVPIFARMIMAENNFKPGPFYLGRASRPVCLVAFLWICYTCCVFLLPTFYPIEWANFNYAPIALGVALALIMLWWALDARKWFKGPVRNIDAQNEKV comes from the exons ATGGCCTGGGACACTCCATCCGACGCCACCGACGGGATGGATTCCGGAGAGAAGCGTCTCAATGAGCTGGGATACAAGCAGGAGCTCAGACGAGAGATG ACCCTTTTCAAGACGCTTGCCATCTCTTTCTCGACCATGACTCTGTTCACTGGTATCACGCCGCTTTACGGATCGAGTTTGTTGTACGCTGGGCCCGCTAGCCTTGTCTGGGGATGGGTTGTGGTGACCTTCTTCACGTGGTTCGTGGGGGTCGCCATGTCGGAGATCTGCTCCTCGTTCCCG ACAACAGGCTCACTGTACTTTTGGGCTGCACATTTAGCTGGCCCAAAATGGGGTCCATTTGCTTCATGGTGTTGTGCTTGGTTAGAGACTATTGGCCTCATTGCTGGGATTGGCACTCAA GCTTACGCAGGTTCACAGACACTACAAAGCATCATTTTACTTAGCACTGGTACAAATAAAGGTGGTGGATATTTAGCTCCGCGTGGCGTGTTCCTGTGCATGTACATGGCACTTACCGTTATATGGGCAGTACTCAACACATTTGCCTTGGATGTCATTGCATTTATTGACATTATCTCCATCTGGTGGCAG GTTATTGGTGGTCTGGTAATAGTCATAATGCTTCCTCTAGTTGCATTGACGACTCAGTCTGCATCCTACGTTTTCACACATTTTGAGACTGCTCCAGAATCAACTGGAATAAGAAGCAAAGCCTATGCCGCTATACTATCAGTTCTGGTTAGTCAGTATTCCCTTTATGGTTATGATGCTGCAGCACATCTCACAGAGGAAACAAGGGGCGCAGACAAAAATGGGCCAATTGCAATACTCTCAAGCATTGGCATCATATCTGTCTTTGGATGGGCTTACATCTTAGCTCTTACTTTTAGCATTCAA AATCCAAGTTACCTGTATGATAAAGGTAATGAGACAGCCGGCACTTTTGTGCCTGCGCAGATACTTTATGATGCATTTTATGGGAGGTACCATAGTTCAACTGGCGCCataattcttcttttcatcatcTGGGGATCATTCTTCTTTGGTGGCCTTTCAATTACCACAAGTGCCGCTAGAGTG GTGTATGCTCTCTCAAGGGATGGTGGCATCCCTTTTTCAACCATTTGGCGCCGCGTTCATCCTAAATATAAGGTACCATCAAATGCAGTATGGCTATGTGCATTCATCTGCATTCTGCTAGGGCTCCCGATTCTGAAAGTGAATGTAGTTTTCACTGCAATTACTTCAATATGTACAATTGGATGGGTTGGTGGCTATGCTGTTCCAATCTTTGCAAGAATGATCATGGCAGAAAACAATTTCAAGCCTGGTCCATTTTACTTGGGCAGAGCAAGTAGGCCTGTATGTTTGGTAGCTTTTCTGTGGATATGTTACACTTGCTGTGTCTTCCTGCTGCCCACCTTTTACCCCATTGAATGGGCAAATTTCAACTATGCTCCGATTGCCCTGGGCGTGGCTTTGGCACTGATCATGCTGTGGTGGGCCTTGGATGCAAGAAAATGGTTCAAGGGTCCTGTGAGGAACATTGATGCTCAAAATGAAAAGGTTTGA